In Streptomyces nojiriensis, one genomic interval encodes:
- a CDS encoding helix-turn-helix transcriptional regulator — MLKAYRALHKLKQQDLADLLGYDQSYVSLLERGKRNIRDMVELRRLAHALALPEEELGLLPPAEAVVTVGASAGEMGERSPLAAVDDQRRWRMTRRELNRHRADLTKAAARLYPDVSRAGSSPVLTRESWMWPEPVDFADIELAWLTQTNPPEVSGREKESEGVRPLAPHGAKFDRYTQAIRMIDRPSLFVNRPSFRLLDVAQTEGRPKLSFGYTTYFDMADVCEGVAHELASAWLKTGSDPAWIGDPSWAELPFRSLVGDPFDLTHRPLLPSIDTLTIRLGPDGASFPLHHRSASNVALAGGTYHVMPAGVFQPSSVMPWDQSNDFNLWRNVLREYAEEFLGDPEADGSSGEPIDYEATEPFRTLNQARREGKVRPYCFGIGLDPLTLAGEILSVVVIDADVYDSVFAGMVSRNSEGAVVAGSPGSSSAGIEFTESNVRRLLDNEPLASAAAACIDLAWRNRGLILG, encoded by the coding sequence GTGCTCAAGGCGTATCGAGCGCTCCACAAGCTCAAGCAGCAAGATCTCGCCGACTTGCTCGGCTACGACCAGTCGTACGTCTCCTTACTCGAACGCGGCAAGCGCAACATTCGGGACATGGTCGAACTTCGCAGGCTTGCCCACGCCTTGGCCTTGCCTGAAGAAGAGCTTGGCCTGCTACCGCCGGCCGAGGCCGTCGTGACGGTCGGGGCGTCTGCTGGCGAAATGGGCGAGCGCAGTCCGCTCGCAGCCGTGGATGACCAGCGGCGATGGCGCATGACACGCCGCGAGCTCAACCGGCACCGGGCCGACCTCACGAAGGCCGCCGCCCGGCTGTACCCGGATGTCTCCCGAGCGGGCAGCAGTCCGGTGCTCACCCGTGAGTCATGGATGTGGCCCGAGCCGGTCGACTTCGCGGACATCGAGCTGGCTTGGCTGACGCAGACCAACCCGCCGGAAGTCAGCGGCCGGGAGAAGGAGTCGGAAGGGGTTCGGCCGCTCGCGCCGCACGGTGCCAAGTTCGATCGCTATACGCAGGCCATCCGGATGATCGACCGACCGTCCCTCTTCGTGAACCGGCCGAGCTTTCGGCTGCTCGATGTGGCCCAGACGGAAGGCCGCCCCAAGCTGTCGTTCGGGTACACGACGTACTTCGACATGGCCGATGTCTGTGAGGGGGTGGCTCACGAGCTGGCGAGTGCGTGGTTGAAGACTGGCAGCGATCCCGCATGGATCGGTGACCCGAGTTGGGCGGAACTCCCGTTCCGATCGCTGGTCGGGGACCCGTTCGATCTCACGCACCGGCCGTTGCTGCCATCCATCGACACCCTGACCATTCGTCTCGGTCCCGATGGCGCGTCGTTCCCACTTCATCACCGGTCCGCAAGCAACGTCGCTCTTGCCGGTGGGACGTACCACGTCATGCCGGCCGGGGTGTTCCAGCCGTCCTCAGTCATGCCCTGGGACCAGTCGAACGACTTCAACCTCTGGCGCAACGTACTGCGCGAGTACGCCGAGGAGTTCCTCGGGGACCCCGAGGCAGACGGGAGCAGCGGCGAGCCGATTGACTACGAGGCCACTGAGCCCTTCCGGACGCTGAATCAAGCCCGCCGCGAGGGCAAGGTGCGTCCCTACTGCTTCGGGATCGGCCTGGACCCGCTCACTCTGGCGGGCGAGATCCTCAGCGTGGTGGTCATCGACGCCGACGTCTACGACTCCGTCTTCGCCGGCATGGTGTCCAGGAACTCAGAAGGCGCCGTCGTGGCTGGTAGCCCTGGCAGCAGTAGCGCCGGAATTGAGTTCACCGAGTCCAACGTCCGGCGCTTGCTGGACAATGAACCTTTGGCGTCCGCTGCCGCGGCGTGCATCGATCTGGCGTGGCGGAACCGCGGACTCATCCTGGGCTGA
- a CDS encoding NUDIX domain-containing protein — translation MTETMPETIRYTADVVCIRGGDVLVIERGWPPHQGRLALPGGHVDAGETSREAAARELLEETCVHVPADSLVLVGVYDAPERDPRGRYVTAAYAATVPDDTTATAGDDAAAVRWVPLDAPGSLAFDHGEIVRAAWRRHLAANHPTC, via the coding sequence ATGACCGAGACCATGCCGGAGACGATCCGGTACACCGCCGATGTGGTGTGCATCCGTGGCGGCGACGTGCTTGTGATCGAGCGCGGCTGGCCGCCGCACCAGGGCCGCCTGGCCCTGCCGGGCGGGCACGTAGACGCGGGCGAGACGTCCCGCGAGGCCGCCGCCCGGGAACTGCTGGAGGAGACCTGCGTCCACGTCCCCGCTGACTCGCTGGTGCTGGTCGGTGTGTACGACGCTCCGGAGCGCGATCCGCGCGGCCGGTACGTCACCGCCGCCTACGCCGCCACCGTCCCCGACGACACCACCGCCACCGCGGGCGATGACGCTGCCGCGGTGCGGTGGGTGCCGCTGGACGCACCGGGCTCCCTCGCCTTCGACCACGGCGAGATCGTCCGCGCCGCGTGGCGCCGGCACCTCGCGGCCAACCACCCCACCTGCTGA